TACATTATACTCATATTAGAGATAAATTTCAATACTAATAGAAAAATCAAATAAAACAGTCTTTATTTTTACTTTTGTAAATTATTCTATGAAAAAAAGAATAAAAGTCGCTTCAGACTCCTATTCTTTCTAGCTTATTTATTCAGTTTGCTGGTTATTTTGACTTGAATTTATTTATCCGTTTACGATTGCTAAGCCATTTGAAGATCCCAAACGAGTAGCTCCTGCTGCGATAAATTGTTTAGCATCTTCTTGTGTACGAACACCGCCACTTGCTTTAACACCCATATCAGGTCCTACAGTTGCGCGCATCAATTTGATATCTTCAAGTGTTGCTCCTCCTGTTGAAAAACCAGTAGATGTTTTCACGAAATCAGCTCCAGCTTTTTTAGCCAGTTCACATGCACGTACTTTTTCTTCATCAGTCAATAAGGCTGTTTCAATGATTACTTTTGATAATGCCTTTCCTTTTGAAACAGCTACAACACTTTCAATATCGCGTTGAACTAAAGCGTCATTTCCACCTTTAAGAGCACCGATGTTGATGACCATATCTACTTCAGTTGCACCATTTTGAATCGCATTTTCTGCTTCAAAAGCCTTTACTTCAGATGTATTAGCTCCTAAAGGAAAACCAATGACTGTACATACTCTTACGTCTGTACCCTTAAGTAATTCTGCCGCTTTTTTAACCCAAGTTGGGTTTATACAAACGGACATAAAATCATACTTGGCTGCTTCTTCACAAAGCGTTTTGATTTGTGCTTCCGTTGCTTCTGGTTTTAATAATGTGTGATCAATTGTTTTATTTAATTCGACTGTCATATTATATCCCTCTTTCTTATCTTGATGATAGCATTTTCATTATACTCGATTTTTTGGTTCGGAGCAAAAGAAATTTCTTACTTATCCATTAACTCAAAGTGGTACGAAGCCGCTGCTAATGCATATAGTGGAGCGGTTTCTGTTCTTAAAATTCTTGGGCCCAATGCACAAGGCAAAAAGCCATTCTGAATGAATGCATCTACTTCATCTTTAGATAGCCCACCTTCAGGACCAAAAATAATGAGTAACTTCCCGCCAATAGGCAGCTGCTTTAATCCTTTAACAAAATTTTGATCTTCTCCTACTTTAGCACTTTCTTCATAAGCGACTAAACAGACATCAAAGTGTTCTTTCATCTCAATCAGCTGCTTTACCGAAGCAAGTGGCTGAAGTGTTGGAATTTTTGTGCGATGCGATTGTTCAGCTGCTTCTTGTGCAATTTTTTGCAACCGCTCAATTTTTTTAACGGCTTTTTTGGCATCCCATTTTGAAATTGAGAACGACCCTGCAAAGGGAATAAACGCACTTGCACCTAATTCTGTTCCTTTTTGGACAATCAAATCTAACTTATCGCCCTTAGGAAGTCCACTAGCAATCGTTACCTCAATTGGCAATTCTTGTTGTCTAAGATCATCTTCGACCCAACTTAAAAGAACTCTTTTCTCTTCAATTGCATTGATTTTGGCAATAAAAGCTTTCTGATCTTTTGTTACCAGGTACACACGATGATCGACTTTCATCCGCATCACTTTTATCATATGGTGAAAACTGTCTCCATCAATTGAAATAGTTTGATTTTGATAATCTGTTAAATCTTCGTTTAAAAAATAGCGTTGCATTTATTCATCCTCCGCTAATGGTTTTTGAGCGACAATGCTGCACCAGTCTTTCATTTGTTGTACTTGGATGATCGTAAAGCCTTGTTTCTTTTGTTCAGAAAGAATAAGCTCTTTTTTATCCTCGATGATTCCTGAAGTTAAAAATAGACCGCCTGGTTTCAACACTTCAAAAGCTTCCGGTATAAGTGGAATGATGATTTCTGCTAAAATATTGGCTACTACGATATCAGCTTCGATCGTTACACCTTTCAGCAAATCATTGGCTTTTACAATAATATCTGTAGCGTAATCATTCAACTCAATGTTTTCAACGGCTGCTTTTACAGCCACATCATCTAAATCATAGGCATGAACATGCTTGGCACCTAAAGCTTTACTAGCAATACTTAATACACCTGAACCTGTCCCTACATCTAAAATGGTTTCATCGCCACGAATATACGTTTCAAGAGCTTGTAAAGAAAGCATGGTTGTTGGATGAGTACCTGTACCAAAAGCTAAACCAGGATCTAGGCGTATCACACGTTCATCCGGATGCTGTAGCTCATACTCTTCCCAGCTTGGAACGACCGTTAGAAAGCGCGTTACTTGCAAAGGATGGTAATATTTTTTCCAAGCCGTAGCCCAGTTTTCTTCCGCAACTTCATCTACTTTCACACTATTTGGTGCAATATCTAAGCCGAATGTTTTGAGTTCATTGATTCTAAGTTTAATGTTTGGAACCAATTCAGGTAAAAATAGCGTATCTGGAAAATAGGCTTTTATGATCACCCCTTCTTTAGAAAAATCCGCTTCATCTAATGCCCATATTTCACCAAATCCATCATCAGGATTATTTAAAAAATCTTGTCTATCTTCAATAGCTACTCCTTGGGAACCTGATTCAATAAGAATATTCGATACAGCTTCTACAGCTTCATTTGAGGTTTGTATTTGTAATTCAATCCACTTCATCTTGTTGCTTTACCTCCAATTAATCATTCATTTAGTTGTGACTAGTTTAGTACTTTGGATAAGAAAGTTTTTCTTCGTTATAACGATTGATATCTTTTAATGTTTTGATTGTTCCATCAAAATTGGTATCGTTCCAGTTTAATTCAAATTCTTCGATTGTTGGGTCAGTAGCAAAATCTAACAAATCAGATTGTCCTTCTGTTACAACGATACGCAGTGTTTTTAAAAGTGCATCAATATATCCTTTTTCGATACCTATTTTAAAATCAACCGGGAAGGCTTTTAAGTAGTTATCCATTTGAATTTTTGATTTTTTAGGATCAAAAAGGCAGATAGCATCTTCAAATTGAATAATATCGCCTTGAGCTGTTGTTCCTTCAATGTCTTCAATCACAATATTTTCTTCATTTTTTTCAGCGAAAATCGAAAAATAAACTTCAATCGCGTGCTGTTTTTTATCCCATTCTAATTTCCAATCAAATTCAAAGTCATTTTCTTCTAACGCTTCGCCTAAATAATCTAATACTGATTCTTGTGCCATTATTTCCGCCTCCATTAGTTGATTGGTTCTTCCCAACCAAAATCTGTTTCTATTGCACCTTTTTTTCTTGATACATATGGATTTCCTACTACAGTATATCGGAGCAGTGCATCCGTCCATTCGCCTTTATTGGGGACGCCTATTCTAGGAGATGATTGAATTTTTTTAGGTGTTTTCCTTGTAGCTATATCTATGAGCAAAGGCGATTCTGCAACGGATGTCCCATCATCCAATTTAGTGATATCCATTGCCTTAGTTAGTTTTCCGGGTCCATCTGTTACTGCAAAGCCAACCTTTCCTCTTCTTTCAGACATTAGTGTTACACCTTTTAAAGGCTCAATAGCGCGTATTAAAATGGCTTCTGGTACCCCTTTTTCTTGAACAACTACATTTAGCATTAAGTGCGTGTGCATGCTGTAGACATAAATTGTTCCAGGTTCTTTATACATAGAGTCCAGACGAGGAGTCCTTTTTAAGCCATAACTATGAGCAGCTTCATCTATCTCACCTAAATAAGCTTCTGTTTCTACGATCCAACCAGATGTCACCCCTTCATCTGTTTCTTTGATAACCAAACAACCAAGTAAATCTTGCGCTATTTCTTCCGTTGTTTTTGTTTGATCTGTCCAAAAATTCAAATGTATTCCTCTTTCTAGTGTATTTCATTTTTAGTGACTAATGCTTCATTTACTAGTATACAATAAAAGAACCCTTAGATAAAAAGAAACTCATTTCAGCTAAAGATATTTTGAAAACTAACCGGATGCCATGATCAGAAAAGAGGATGGAAATCTGTTTATTTTACAAAACACGTGACTCTCTACAAACAAACCCACTTATTCCAGAAGAATTTTTTTAAAATCACCCACATCATTTGACTTAGAGCCAATTAAAAAAGCCTTATTGACGACGATTATCGTCTTCAATAAGGCTTTTTAGTCGCTTGACCTAAAACGTACTGTTAGTCCATCTCAAATGCACCAGTGTACAATTGGTAGTATTCTCCTTTTTGAGCAATCAACTCTTCATGATTTCCTCTTTCGATAATGCGTCCTTGATCCATGACCATGATCGCATCAGAATTGCGTACAGTTGATAGGCGATGGGCAATCACAAATACCGTTCTGCCTTTCATCAATGCGTCCATTCCGCTCTGTACAACCCTCTCCGTACGCGTATCAATACTAGACGTCGCTTCATCAAGAATCAGCACTGGAGGATTCGCTACAGCTGCTCTAGCGATTGCCAATAATTGTCTTTGGCCTTGTGAAAGCGAACCGCCATCCCCAGTTAACTCTGTTTCATACCCGTGTGGCAATTGTCTGATGAAAAAGTCAGCATTGACCAGTTTTGCCGCCGCTTCAATTTCGTCATCTGTAGCATCTAAACGGCCGTAACGAATATTATCTTTAATGGTTCCTGAGAACAGATGCGTATCTTGTAATACAATACCTAAAGATTTTCTCAAATCATCTTTCTTGATATTTTTAACATCGATGCCATCGTAAGTGATGGTTCCTTTTTGAATATCGTAGAAGCGATTGATCAAGTTGGTAATAGTTGTTTTCCCAGCTCCAGTTGCTCCAACAAACGCAATTTTTTGACCTGGTTTTGCAAATAAATCAATGTGATGAAGGATCGTTTTATTGGCATTATAGCCAAATGTTACATCTTTAAAACGCACATCACCCGTTGATTCTGTATACATAGCTTCATTAGTCGCCGTTGGTTGTTTCCAAGCCCATTGACCGGTACGTTGAGCAGATTCTTCGATTCTTCCGTCAACTTGCTTAGTAATATTTACTAACTCGATCGTTCCACTATCTTCTTCAGGTTTTTCATCCAATAAATTGAAAATACGTTCTGCTCCTGCTAGCGACAAGATGATCGCATTAAATTGTTGCGAAATTTGTGCTACAGGCATGGTGATACTTTTGGTGAACTGAACAAAAGATGCGATACTCCCTACTGTTAAAACCGTAAGTCCTGTAATCGAAAGAACAGATCCTATGACAGCTGTTAATAAATACATAAAGTTTCCTATATTTCCCATGATCGGCATTAAAATATTTGCATACGTATTTGCTTTTGTAGCATTTTCTCTTAACACTTCATTTAATTCATTAAAATCAGCAATTGCTTTTTCTTCATGATTAAATACTTTCACAACCTTTTGGCCTTCAATCATTTCTTCTACATAACCATTCAACGTTCCCAATGCAGCTTGTTGTATTGAGAAGTAACGGCCACTTTTACTACCAATTGTACGAATGACCAGGATCATTATCCCTAACATACTTAAAACAACTACGGTCATTGGTATATTAATAATAAACATCGCAATAATGATTGATAAAATCATAACCAACGCCGAAAATATTTGTGGAATCGATTGGCTGATCATTTGTCTTAACGTATCTGTATCATTCGTGTAATGACTCATAATATCGCCCGTTGCATTGCTATCGAAATAACGGATAGGCAAAGATTCCATATGCGTAAACATTTCATCTCGGATATCTTTTAAGATTCCCTGTGATACAGTAACCATTGTGCGATTAAAAATGTAAGTGAAGAGTGCACCA
The nucleotide sequence above comes from Carnobacterium pleistocenium FTR1. Encoded proteins:
- the deoC gene encoding deoxyribose-phosphate aldolase; translated protein: MTVELNKTIDHTLLKPEATEAQIKTLCEEAAKYDFMSVCINPTWVKKAAELLKGTDVRVCTVIGFPLGANTSEVKAFEAENAIQNGATEVDMVINIGALKGGNDALVQRDIESVVAVSKGKALSKVIIETALLTDEEKVRACELAKKAGADFVKTSTGFSTGGATLEDIKLMRATVGPDMGVKASGGVRTQEDAKQFIAAGATRLGSSNGLAIVNG
- a CDS encoding 16S rRNA (uracil(1498)-N(3))-methyltransferase; this encodes MQRYFLNEDLTDYQNQTISIDGDSFHHMIKVMRMKVDHRVYLVTKDQKAFIAKINAIEEKRVLLSWVEDDLRQQELPIEVTIASGLPKGDKLDLIVQKGTELGASAFIPFAGSFSISKWDAKKAVKKIERLQKIAQEAAEQSHRTKIPTLQPLASVKQLIEMKEHFDVCLVAYEESAKVGEDQNFVKGLKQLPIGGKLLIIFGPEGGLSKDEVDAFIQNGFLPCALGPRILRTETAPLYALAAASYHFELMDK
- a CDS encoding DUF3013 family protein; this encodes MAQESVLDYLGEALEENDFEFDWKLEWDKKQHAIEVYFSIFAEKNEENIVIEDIEGTTAQGDIIQFEDAICLFDPKKSKIQMDNYLKAFPVDFKIGIEKGYIDALLKTLRIVVTEGQSDLLDFATDPTIEEFELNWNDTNFDGTIKTLKDINRYNEEKLSYPKY
- the prmA gene encoding 50S ribosomal protein L11 methyltransferase, with protein sequence MKWIELQIQTSNEAVEAVSNILIESGSQGVAIEDRQDFLNNPDDGFGEIWALDEADFSKEGVIIKAYFPDTLFLPELVPNIKLRINELKTFGLDIAPNSVKVDEVAEENWATAWKKYYHPLQVTRFLTVVPSWEEYELQHPDERVIRLDPGLAFGTGTHPTTMLSLQALETYIRGDETILDVGTGSGVLSIASKALGAKHVHAYDLDDVAVKAAVENIELNDYATDIIVKANDLLKGVTIEADIVVANILAEIIIPLIPEAFEVLKPGGLFLTSGIIEDKKELILSEQKKQGFTIIQVQQMKDWCSIVAQKPLAEDE
- a CDS encoding DNA-3-methyladenine glycosylase: MNFWTDQTKTTEEIAQDLLGCLVIKETDEGVTSGWIVETEAYLGEIDEAAHSYGLKRTPRLDSMYKEPGTIYVYSMHTHLMLNVVVQEKGVPEAILIRAIEPLKGVTLMSERRGKVGFAVTDGPGKLTKAMDITKLDDGTSVAESPLLIDIATRKTPKKIQSSPRIGVPNKGEWTDALLRYTVVGNPYVSRKKGAIETDFGWEEPIN
- a CDS encoding ABC transporter ATP-binding protein, with amino-acid sequence MKNKPITKPTVSPLKIFKRILSYATTKQYKLRIIIVIVSIIISAATNAIGISFTKTLIDDYIAPLLTQETPDFSGLARIIGLMALLYLTGALFTYIFNRTMVTVSQGILKDIRDEMFTHMESLPIRYFDSNATGDIMSHYTNDTDTLRQMISQSIPQIFSALVMILSIIIAMFIINIPMTVVVLSMLGIMILVIRTIGSKSGRYFSIQQAALGTLNGYVEEMIEGQKVVKVFNHEEKAIADFNELNEVLRENATKANTYANILMPIMGNIGNFMYLLTAVIGSVLSITGLTVLTVGSIASFVQFTKSITMPVAQISQQFNAIILSLAGAERIFNLLDEKPEEDSGTIELVNITKQVDGRIEESAQRTGQWAWKQPTATNEAMYTESTGDVRFKDVTFGYNANKTILHHIDLFAKPGQKIAFVGATGAGKTTITNLINRFYDIQKGTITYDGIDVKNIKKDDLRKSLGIVLQDTHLFSGTIKDNIRYGRLDATDDEIEAAAKLVNADFFIRQLPHGYETELTGDGGSLSQGQRQLLAIARAAVANPPVLILDEATSSIDTRTERVVQSGMDALMKGRTVFVIAHRLSTVRNSDAIMVMDQGRIIERGNHEELIAQKGEYYQLYTGAFEMD